The Streptomyces nitrosporeus genome includes a window with the following:
- a CDS encoding lysophospholipid acyltransferase family protein, with the protein MSRRRIGFWYRLAAVIAKPPLVVLFKRDWRGMENVPADGGFITAVNHNSYLDPLSYAHFQYNTGRVPRFLAKAGLFRAPFVGMMLRGTGQIPVYRETTNALDAFRAAVAAIERGECVAFYPEGTLTRDPEMWPMAGKTGAARVALMTRAPVIPVAQWGANLAMPPYAKENKLRLFPRKTLRVQAGPPVDLTRFHGLEPTPDVLRQATEVIMAAVTAQLEEVRGEKAPAAPYDHRKARAEQRRKAEGKGTA; encoded by the coding sequence GTGTCCCGCCGCAGAATCGGCTTCTGGTACCGCCTCGCAGCGGTCATCGCAAAACCGCCGCTGGTGGTTCTGTTCAAGCGCGACTGGCGGGGAATGGAGAACGTTCCGGCTGACGGCGGATTCATCACCGCGGTCAACCACAACTCCTACCTGGACCCGCTTTCCTACGCGCATTTCCAGTACAACACGGGCCGGGTGCCGCGATTCCTCGCGAAGGCCGGGCTGTTCCGGGCGCCTTTCGTCGGGATGATGCTCCGGGGCACCGGCCAGATCCCCGTCTACCGCGAGACGACCAACGCGCTGGACGCCTTCCGCGCCGCCGTCGCCGCCATCGAGCGGGGCGAATGCGTGGCCTTCTACCCGGAGGGCACCCTCACCCGCGACCCCGAGATGTGGCCGATGGCCGGCAAGACCGGGGCGGCCCGCGTCGCACTGATGACCAGGGCCCCGGTCATCCCCGTCGCCCAGTGGGGCGCCAACCTGGCGATGCCGCCCTACGCCAAGGAGAACAAGCTCCGGCTGTTCCCCCGCAAGACCCTCCGCGTACAGGCCGGACCGCCGGTCGACCTCACCCGCTTCCACGGGCTCGAACCGACGCCCGACGTCCTGCGCCAGGCCACCGAGGTCATCATGGCGGCGGTCACCGCCCAGCTGGAGGAGGTGCGCGGGGAGAAGGCCCCCGCCGCACCCTACGATCACCGCAAGGCCCGTGCCGAACAGCGGCGCAAGGCAGAAGGAAAGGGAACCGCGTGA
- the recG gene encoding ATP-dependent DNA helicase RecG → MERVSAFDEPLKKLLGGATAKVMAEHLGLHTVGDLLHHYPRRYEERGRLTTLTDLPLDEHVTVVAQVADARIMVFNNGRGKRLEVTLTDGSGRLQLVFFGHGVHKPHKELLPGRRAMFAGKVSVFNRKLQLAHPTYQLLDARDPDEEEGAAEAVDAFAGQLLPIYPACKQLDSWRIAKAVDTVLPSAGEAVDPLPAPLREGRGFVPLPEALLKIHRPRTKADVAAARERLRWDEAFVLQVALARRRYADTQLPAVARGPRAGGLLDAFDAKLPFTLTEGQQKVTAEIFDDLATEHPMHRLLQGEVGSGKTLVALRAMLRVVDAGGQAAMLAPTEVLAQQHHRSVTEMMGELAEGGMLGGPDRGTKVVLLTGSMGTAARRQALLDLVTGEAGIVIGTHALIEDKVKFHDLGLVVVDEQHRFGVEQRDALRSKGKQPPHLLVMTATPIPRTVAMTVFGDLETSVLDQLPAGRSPIASHVVPAKDKPHFLDRAWERVREEAESGHQAYVVCPRIGDDPEEAGGRKGTERAAPEDAEKRPPLAVTDIAAQLSRGPLAGLRIEVLHGRMQPDDKDGVMRRFAAGETDVLVATTVIEVGVNVPNATAMVIMDADRFGVSQLHQLRGRVGRGSAPGLCLLVSEAHEASPARARLSAVAATLDGFELSRIDLEQRREGDVLGQAQSGVRSSLRVLSVIDDEEVIAAAREEAVRVVAADPALDRLPELRTALDALLDKEREEYLDKG, encoded by the coding sequence ATGGAACGCGTGTCTGCGTTCGATGAACCACTGAAGAAGCTGCTCGGCGGAGCCACCGCGAAGGTGATGGCCGAGCACCTCGGCCTGCACACGGTCGGCGACCTGCTGCACCACTACCCGCGGCGGTACGAGGAGCGCGGCCGCCTCACCACGCTCACCGACCTCCCGCTGGACGAGCACGTCACGGTCGTCGCCCAGGTCGCCGACGCGCGGATCATGGTGTTCAACAACGGCCGGGGCAAGCGCCTGGAGGTGACCCTCACCGACGGCAGCGGACGGCTCCAGCTGGTCTTCTTCGGCCACGGCGTCCACAAGCCGCACAAGGAACTGCTCCCCGGCCGCCGCGCGATGTTCGCCGGCAAGGTCTCCGTCTTCAACCGCAAGCTGCAGCTCGCCCACCCCACCTACCAGCTCCTGGACGCCCGGGACCCGGACGAGGAGGAGGGGGCCGCCGAGGCCGTCGACGCCTTCGCTGGGCAGCTGCTGCCGATCTACCCCGCCTGCAAGCAGCTCGACTCCTGGCGGATCGCCAAGGCCGTGGACACCGTCCTGCCGAGCGCCGGGGAGGCGGTGGACCCGCTGCCCGCACCGCTCAGGGAGGGGCGCGGCTTCGTCCCGCTGCCCGAGGCGCTGCTGAAGATCCACCGCCCGCGCACCAAGGCCGACGTCGCCGCCGCCCGGGAGCGGCTGCGCTGGGACGAGGCGTTCGTGCTCCAGGTCGCGCTCGCCCGCCGCCGGTACGCCGACACCCAGCTCCCCGCCGTCGCCCGCGGGCCCCGCGCGGGCGGCCTGCTCGACGCCTTCGACGCGAAGCTCCCCTTCACCCTCACCGAGGGCCAGCAGAAGGTCACCGCCGAGATCTTCGACGACCTGGCCACCGAACACCCCATGCACCGCCTGCTCCAGGGCGAGGTGGGCTCGGGCAAGACCCTGGTCGCCCTGCGCGCCATGCTGCGCGTCGTGGACGCCGGCGGCCAGGCCGCCATGCTCGCTCCCACCGAGGTCCTCGCCCAGCAGCACCACCGCTCGGTCACCGAGATGATGGGCGAGCTCGCCGAGGGAGGCATGCTCGGAGGGCCGGACCGGGGCACCAAAGTGGTGCTGCTCACCGGCTCCATGGGCACCGCGGCCCGCCGCCAGGCCCTGCTCGACCTGGTCACCGGCGAGGCCGGCATCGTCATCGGCACCCACGCCCTGATCGAGGACAAGGTCAAGTTCCACGACCTCGGCCTGGTCGTCGTCGACGAGCAGCACCGCTTCGGGGTGGAACAGCGCGACGCCCTGCGCTCCAAGGGCAAGCAGCCCCCGCACCTCCTCGTCATGACCGCCACCCCCATCCCGCGTACGGTCGCGATGACGGTCTTCGGCGACCTGGAGACCTCCGTCCTGGACCAGCTGCCGGCCGGCCGCTCACCCATCGCCAGCCATGTGGTCCCCGCCAAGGACAAGCCCCACTTCCTCGACCGCGCGTGGGAACGCGTCCGCGAGGAGGCCGAGAGCGGCCACCAGGCCTACGTGGTCTGCCCCCGCATCGGGGACGACCCGGAGGAGGCCGGCGGGAGGAAGGGCACGGAGCGGGCCGCCCCCGAGGACGCGGAGAAGCGCCCGCCGCTCGCCGTGACGGACATCGCCGCCCAGCTCTCCCGCGGCCCGCTGGCCGGGCTGCGGATCGAGGTGCTGCACGGCAGGATGCAGCCCGACGACAAGGACGGCGTGATGCGCCGGTTCGCCGCCGGGGAGACCGACGTCCTGGTGGCCACCACCGTCATCGAGGTCGGGGTGAACGTCCCCAACGCCACCGCCATGGTGATCATGGACGCGGACCGCTTCGGCGTCTCGCAGCTGCACCAGCTGCGCGGCCGGGTCGGGCGCGGCTCGGCCCCCGGCCTCTGCCTGCTGGTCAGCGAGGCCCACGAAGCGTCCCCCGCCCGGGCCCGGCTCTCCGCCGTCGCCGCCACGCTCGACGGCTTCGAACTCTCCCGGATCGACCTCGAACAGCGCCGTGAGGGCGACGTCCTCGGGCAGGCCCAGTCCGGCGTCCGCTCCTCCCTGCGGGTGCTCAGCGTCATCGACGACGAGGAGGTCATCGCCGCCGCCCGCGAGGAGGCGGTCCGGGTCGTCGCCGCCGACCCCGCCCTGGACCGCCTGCCGGAGCTGCGCACGGCGCTGGACGCCCTGCTGGACAAGGAACGCGAGGAGTACCTCGACAAGGGGTGA
- the rpmB gene encoding 50S ribosomal protein L28, producing MAANCDVCGKGPSFGNSISHSHRRTSRRWNPNIQRVRAVVGRTPKRLNVCTSCIKAGKVAR from the coding sequence GTGGCTGCCAACTGCGACGTTTGCGGCAAGGGGCCGAGCTTCGGCAACAGCATTTCGCACTCGCACCGCCGTACGTCCCGTCGCTGGAACCCCAACATCCAGCGCGTGCGTGCCGTGGTCGGTCGGACGCCGAAGCGGCTCAACGTCTGCACCTCGTGCATCAAGGCCGGCAAGGTCGCGCGCTGA
- the rsmD gene encoding 16S rRNA (guanine(966)-N(2))-methyltransferase RsmD, with protein MTRVIAGVAGGRRLAVPPGTGTRPTSDRAREGLFSTWEALLGTLDGTRVADLYAGSGAVGLEALSRGASHVLLVEADARAARTVRENIRAVGLPGAEARTGKAEQTVTGPAPAEPYDVVFLDPPYAVTDDGLREILITLRAQGWLTDDALVTVERSTRGGEFGWPEGFEPLRSRRYGEATFWYGRAASTCEDAR; from the coding sequence ATGACCCGCGTGATCGCCGGCGTGGCCGGCGGACGCCGCCTGGCCGTCCCGCCCGGTACGGGCACCCGCCCCACCTCCGACCGTGCGCGCGAGGGGCTCTTCTCCACCTGGGAGGCCCTCCTCGGCACCCTCGACGGCACCCGGGTGGCCGACCTCTACGCGGGCTCCGGGGCGGTCGGCCTCGAAGCGCTCTCCCGGGGCGCCTCCCATGTGCTGCTCGTCGAGGCCGACGCCCGGGCCGCCCGCACCGTCCGGGAGAACATCCGGGCGGTCGGCCTCCCGGGCGCCGAGGCGCGTACCGGCAAAGCGGAACAGACCGTGACGGGTCCGGCGCCCGCCGAGCCCTACGACGTGGTCTTCCTCGACCCGCCGTACGCCGTCACCGACGACGGCCTCCGGGAGATACTGATCACACTCCGTGCTCAGGGGTGGCTCACGGACGATGCCCTCGTCACCGTGGAACGCAGCACCAGAGGCGGGGAATTCGGCTGGCCCGAAGGGTTCGAGCCGCTGCGTTCCCGCCGCTACGGCGAGGCGACGTTTTGGTACGGTCGCGCCGCTTCCACGTGCGAAGACGCACGATGA
- the coaD gene encoding pantetheine-phosphate adenylyltransferase: MRRAVCPGSFDPITNGHLDIIGRAAKLYDVVHVAVMINQSKKGLFTVDERIELIREVTADLGNVEVEAFHGLLVDFCRQRDIPAIVKGLRAVSDFDYELQMAQMNIGLTGVETLFVPTNPTYSFLSSSLVKEVATWGGDVSHLLPPAVHTALVERLRRP, encoded by the coding sequence TTGCGACGCGCCGTCTGTCCCGGGTCGTTCGACCCCATCACCAACGGACATCTCGACATCATCGGCCGGGCCGCGAAACTCTACGACGTCGTGCACGTCGCGGTGATGATCAACCAGTCCAAGAAGGGGCTGTTCACGGTCGACGAGCGGATCGAGCTGATCCGCGAGGTGACCGCCGACCTCGGCAACGTCGAGGTCGAGGCGTTCCACGGCCTGCTGGTCGACTTCTGCAGGCAGCGCGACATCCCGGCCATCGTGAAGGGCCTGCGGGCCGTCAGCGACTTCGACTACGAGCTGCAGATGGCCCAGATGAACATCGGCCTCACCGGTGTCGAGACCCTCTTCGTGCCCACCAACCCGACGTACAGCTTCCTGTCGTCCTCGCTGGTCAAGGAGGTCGCCACCTGGGGTGGCGACGTGTCGCACCTGCTGCCGCCGGCCGTCCACACGGCCCTGGTGGAACGGCTGCGCCGCCCCTGA
- a CDS encoding thiamine-phosphate kinase, producing MKGTVGELGEFGLIRELTSRLTTTPAVRLGPGDDAAVVAAPDRRVVASTDILLEGRHFRRDWSTAYDVGRKAAAQNLADIAAMGAVPTAILLGLVVPADLPVTWAGELMDGLRDECQVAGAAVVGGDVVGGDTITVSITALGDLRNHEPVTRSGARPGDVVAVTGWLGWSAAGFAVLSRGFRSPRAFVEAHRRPEPPYHAGPAAAGLGATAMTDVSDGLVADLGHIAEASKVRIDLRSGLIDIPSQMSDIGQAVGVDPLQWVLTGGEDHAIVATFPPDVKLPARWKVIGEVLSPSALPQVTVDGAPWTSKGGWDHFGTIEDAQ from the coding sequence GTGAAGGGAACCGTGGGCGAGTTGGGGGAGTTCGGGCTCATCAGAGAGCTCACTTCCCGGCTCACCACCACTCCGGCGGTACGGCTGGGACCCGGCGACGACGCCGCGGTCGTGGCCGCTCCCGACCGCAGGGTCGTGGCCAGTACGGACATCCTCCTCGAAGGACGGCACTTCCGTCGCGACTGGTCGACCGCGTACGACGTCGGCCGTAAGGCGGCCGCGCAGAACCTCGCCGACATCGCGGCCATGGGGGCGGTACCCACCGCGATCCTCCTCGGCCTCGTGGTCCCGGCCGACCTCCCGGTCACCTGGGCCGGCGAACTGATGGACGGGCTGCGGGACGAGTGCCAGGTCGCCGGAGCGGCCGTGGTCGGCGGCGACGTCGTCGGCGGTGACACCATCACCGTCTCGATCACCGCACTCGGCGACCTGCGCAACCACGAACCCGTCACCAGGTCCGGAGCCCGGCCCGGCGACGTCGTCGCCGTCACCGGCTGGCTCGGCTGGTCCGCCGCCGGATTCGCCGTGCTCTCCCGGGGGTTCCGCTCCCCGCGCGCCTTCGTCGAGGCCCACCGGCGCCCCGAACCGCCCTACCACGCCGGCCCGGCCGCGGCCGGACTCGGCGCCACCGCCATGACCGACGTCAGCGACGGACTCGTCGCCGACCTCGGACACATCGCCGAGGCCAGCAAGGTCCGGATCGACCTCAGGTCCGGGCTCATCGACATCCCCTCTCAGATGTCCGACATCGGCCAGGCCGTCGGCGTCGACCCCCTCCAGTGGGTGCTCACCGGGGGAGAGGACCACGCGATCGTGGCGACGTTCCCGCCCGACGTGAAGCTCCCGGCCCGCTGGAAGGTGATCGGCGAGGTCCTCAGCCCCTCGGCCCTGCCCCAGGTCACCGTCGACGGGGCGCCCTGGACCAGCAAGGGCGGCTGGGACCACTTCGGAACCATCGAGGACGCCCAGTAG
- a CDS encoding NAD(P)H-dependent glycerol-3-phosphate dehydrogenase, producing the protein MTRPAKAAVLGTGSWGTAFGMVLADAGCEVTLWARRARIADEVNRTRVNHEYLPGIELPARVRATAEAAEAFDGADFAVLAVPSQTLRANLADWTPHLGPRTVLVSLMKGVELGTTKRMSEVIGDVTGVGRERIAVVTGPNLAKEIAERRPAAAVVACADEDVATRLQAACHTSYFRPYTNTDVIGCELGGAVKNVIGLAVGIADGMGLGDNTKGSLITRGLAETTRLGLAMGADPLTFAGLAGLGDLVATCSSPLSRNHTFGTNLGRGMTLEQTVAATRQTAEGVKSCRSVLDLAGRHGVDMPITETVVGIVHEGKPPMVALKELMSRSAKPERR; encoded by the coding sequence GTGACCCGTCCCGCGAAGGCCGCCGTCCTCGGAACCGGTTCCTGGGGAACGGCCTTCGGCATGGTCCTCGCCGACGCCGGCTGCGAGGTCACCCTCTGGGCACGCCGCGCCCGGATCGCCGACGAGGTCAACCGGACCCGCGTCAACCACGAGTACCTCCCCGGCATCGAGCTGCCCGCCCGCGTCCGGGCGACGGCCGAGGCGGCCGAGGCGTTCGACGGCGCCGACTTCGCGGTGCTGGCCGTACCCTCGCAGACGCTGCGCGCCAACCTCGCCGACTGGACGCCCCACCTGGGACCGCGGACCGTCCTCGTCTCCCTGATGAAGGGCGTCGAACTAGGCACCACCAAGCGGATGAGCGAGGTGATCGGGGACGTCACCGGCGTCGGGCGGGAACGGATCGCCGTCGTCACCGGCCCCAACCTCGCCAAGGAGATCGCCGAACGCCGGCCCGCCGCCGCCGTCGTGGCCTGCGCGGACGAGGACGTGGCCACCAGGCTCCAGGCCGCCTGCCACACCTCCTACTTCCGCCCCTACACCAACACCGACGTCATCGGCTGCGAACTCGGCGGCGCCGTCAAGAACGTCATCGGGCTCGCCGTGGGCATCGCCGACGGCATGGGCCTCGGCGACAACACCAAGGGCTCGCTCATCACCCGCGGACTCGCCGAGACCACGCGCCTGGGCCTGGCGATGGGCGCCGACCCGCTGACCTTCGCCGGACTCGCGGGGCTCGGCGACCTGGTGGCGACGTGCTCCTCACCGCTGTCGCGCAACCACACCTTCGGTACCAACCTCGGCCGGGGCATGACCCTGGAGCAGACCGTCGCCGCCACCCGGCAGACCGCCGAGGGCGTCAAGTCCTGCCGGTCGGTGCTGGACCTGGCGGGCCGGCACGGCGTCGACATGCCGATCACCGAGACGGTCGTCGGGATCGTGCACGAGGGCAAGCCCCCGATGGTGGCCCTCAAGGAACTCATGTCGCGCAGCGCCAAGCCCGAGCGGCGCTGA
- a CDS encoding D-alanine--D-alanine ligase family protein: MSSENLPQSPESHTGSEQRSTSREQSTGRRRKPRVAVVFGGRSSEHGISVVTAGAVMSAIDRTAYDVLPIGITRDGRWALTADDPARMAITGRQVPDVDQLAGSARGAVTLSVDPGNREVVVGEPGEVPRALGEVDVVFPMLHGPYGEDGTLQGLLELSGVPYVGSGVLASAVGQDKEYMKRVFTSFGLPVGPYEVVRPREWEADRPAARKRIMEFAAEHGWPLFVKPARGGSSMGITKVDDPSGLDEAIEEARRHDPKFLVESLLRGREIECGVLEFEDGPRASVPAEIPPVTAHDFYDFEAKYIDSAAGLVPAPLTAEQTAEVQRLAVGAFEAASCEGLVRADFFLTEDGTFVINEINTMPGFTPISMYPRMWQESGVDYPELVDRLIRAALDRSTGLR; encoded by the coding sequence ATGAGCAGCGAGAACCTCCCCCAGAGCCCTGAGAGCCACACCGGCTCCGAACAGCGCTCCACGAGCCGGGAACAGAGCACCGGCCGGCGCCGCAAGCCGCGTGTGGCCGTCGTGTTCGGCGGCCGGAGCTCCGAGCACGGCATCTCGGTCGTCACGGCCGGCGCCGTCATGAGCGCCATCGACCGGACGGCCTACGACGTCCTGCCGATCGGCATCACCCGGGACGGCCGGTGGGCCCTCACGGCCGACGACCCGGCCCGCATGGCCATCACCGGCCGGCAGGTCCCCGACGTGGACCAGCTGGCCGGCTCCGCGCGCGGAGCGGTGACGCTCTCCGTCGACCCGGGCAACCGCGAGGTCGTCGTCGGCGAACCGGGCGAGGTGCCCAGGGCCCTCGGCGAGGTCGACGTCGTCTTCCCCATGCTGCACGGCCCGTACGGCGAGGACGGCACCCTCCAGGGACTCCTGGAACTCTCCGGCGTCCCCTACGTCGGCTCCGGGGTGCTCGCCTCGGCCGTCGGCCAGGACAAGGAGTACATGAAGCGGGTGTTCACCTCCTTCGGGCTGCCGGTCGGCCCGTACGAGGTGGTCCGCCCCCGCGAGTGGGAGGCGGACCGCCCCGCGGCCCGCAAGCGCATCATGGAGTTCGCCGCCGAACACGGCTGGCCGCTCTTCGTGAAGCCCGCCCGCGGCGGCTCCTCCATGGGGATCACCAAGGTCGACGACCCCTCCGGACTCGACGAGGCGATCGAGGAGGCCCGCCGCCACGACCCCAAGTTCCTCGTGGAGTCCCTGCTGCGCGGCCGGGAGATCGAGTGCGGCGTGCTGGAGTTCGAGGACGGCCCGCGCGCCAGCGTGCCGGCCGAGATCCCGCCGGTCACCGCACACGACTTCTACGACTTCGAGGCCAAGTACATCGACTCCGCGGCCGGCCTGGTGCCCGCGCCGCTCACCGCCGAGCAGACCGCCGAGGTCCAGCGGCTCGCCGTCGGAGCGTTCGAGGCGGCCTCCTGCGAGGGTCTGGTGCGCGCGGACTTCTTCCTCACCGAGGACGGCACGTTCGTCATCAACGAGATCAACACCATGCCCGGCTTCACCCCGATCTCCATGTACCCGCGTATGTGGCAGGAGAGCGGCGTGGACTACCCGGAACTGGTCGACCGCCTCATCCGGGCGGCGCTGGACCGGTCGACCGGACTGCGCTGA
- a CDS encoding DUF3515 domain-containing protein: MTHRARRSPGFPRLVPSAALVVLAAAGCSSGGGPSVAVPTPSSEAAAYCEALHKELPESIAGLERTDPEPDSVLTAGWGDGAIVLRCGVPRPSKMDDAQSKGVDADGVNWLLEQPGDAGPRFTTTYRKAYVEVTLGPGYAHDITPLSAFAGPVDRTVPESL; this comes from the coding sequence GTGACGCATCGTGCCCGCCGGTCCCCCGGTTTCCCCCGTCTCGTCCCGTCCGCCGCCCTGGTGGTGCTGGCCGCGGCGGGATGTTCGTCGGGCGGCGGGCCCTCGGTGGCGGTTCCCACGCCGTCGTCCGAGGCCGCCGCCTACTGCGAGGCGCTGCACAAGGAGCTGCCGGAGAGCATCGCCGGCCTGGAACGCACCGACCCCGAGCCGGACTCGGTGCTGACCGCCGGCTGGGGTGACGGGGCGATCGTACTGCGCTGCGGGGTGCCGCGGCCCTCGAAGATGGACGACGCCCAGTCCAAGGGGGTCGACGCGGACGGCGTCAACTGGCTGCTGGAGCAGCCCGGTGACGCCGGTCCGCGGTTCACCACCACCTACCGCAAGGCGTACGTCGAGGTGACGCTCGGGCCCGGGTACGCCCATGACATCACCCCGCTGTCCGCCTTCGCGGGGCCCGTGGACCGTACGGTCCCCGAGAGTCTGTGA
- a CDS encoding Lrp/AsnC family transcriptional regulator, whose translation MVQAYILIQTEVGKASTVAETIARLPGVIQAEDVTGPYDVIVRAQSDTVDELGRMVVAKVQQVDGITRTLTCPVVHL comes from the coding sequence GTGGTACAGGCGTACATCCTCATCCAGACCGAGGTGGGCAAGGCGTCGACCGTCGCCGAGACCATCGCAAGACTCCCGGGAGTGATCCAGGCAGAGGACGTGACAGGTCCCTACGACGTGATCGTGCGCGCGCAGTCCGACACCGTCGACGAACTCGGGCGCATGGTGGTCGCCAAGGTCCAGCAGGTGGACGGCATCACACGGACCCTGACCTGCCCGGTCGTCCACCTCTGA
- the thiD gene encoding bifunctional hydroxymethylpyrimidine kinase/phosphomethylpyrimidine kinase, translated as MNEATAVPPRVLTVAGSDSGGGAGIQADLKTMLALETHGMSVLTAVTAQNSLGVQGAWELPVEAVRAQYRSVVDDIGVQAVKTGMLSSAVLVETVAELLAGTGAPVVVDPVGVSKHGDALLAAEALGSVRAKLLPVATVATPNLDEVTQLTGITVTGETDMRRAADAVLAHGPRWVLIKGGHLPGEAVDLLTDGDEEHWLRAPRYDNRHTHGTGCTLASAIACHLAKGDDVPTAVRGAKAYVTGAIRGGFALGGGIGPVHHGWSLPAAP; from the coding sequence ATGAACGAAGCCACCGCTGTACCGCCCCGCGTGCTCACCGTCGCCGGATCCGACTCCGGCGGCGGTGCCGGCATCCAGGCCGACCTGAAGACGATGCTCGCCCTCGAGACGCACGGCATGAGCGTGCTCACCGCCGTGACCGCTCAGAACTCCCTCGGTGTGCAAGGGGCGTGGGAACTCCCCGTCGAAGCGGTCCGGGCCCAGTACCGCAGCGTGGTGGACGACATAGGCGTCCAGGCCGTGAAGACCGGCATGCTGTCCTCGGCCGTCCTCGTGGAGACCGTCGCCGAACTCCTGGCCGGCACCGGCGCCCCCGTGGTCGTCGACCCCGTCGGCGTCTCCAAGCACGGCGACGCGCTGCTGGCCGCTGAGGCGCTCGGCTCCGTACGCGCGAAACTGCTGCCCGTCGCCACCGTGGCCACCCCGAACCTCGACGAGGTGACCCAGCTCACCGGGATCACCGTCACCGGCGAGACGGACATGCGGCGGGCCGCCGACGCCGTACTCGCCCACGGGCCGCGATGGGTGCTGATCAAGGGCGGCCACCTCCCCGGCGAAGCCGTGGACCTGCTCACCGACGGCGACGAGGAGCACTGGCTGCGCGCCCCCCGGTACGACAACCGCCACACCCACGGGACCGGCTGCACCCTCGCCTCCGCCATCGCCTGCCACCTGGCCAAGGGCGACGACGTACCCACCGCCGTACGGGGCGCGAAGGCGTACGTCACCGGCGCGATCCGCGGCGGGTTCGCGCTGGGCGGCGGCATCGGCCCCGTCCACCACGGCTGGTCGCTGCCGGCCGCCCCCTGA
- a CDS encoding DAK2 domain-containing protein encodes MPQSPDALDAVAVRTWCSLALEALGREREAIDAINVYPVADGDTGTNLYLTMESAAAAVEAVFAAHGTGTTAPARADAVHAMAHGALIGARGNSGTILAQLLRGMAGVLAGSGDPDHLRRALAEAASSARLAVAHPVEGTVLTVATEAAGAAAATAPAATLTDVARAAHTGARAALARTPGTLAVLGRAGVVDAGGQGLVTVLGALLEALGGRAPAVPVAAPPPAPGACAEPEPQDGPAFEVIYLLEASDDAVARLRARLDALGDCLVVVGGDGLWNVHVHVDDAGAAVEAGVEAGRPHRIRITHFAADRLRPGPEPAQRAVVVVVPGDGLLELCAEAGATTVLARPGEPPASGELADAIRRAHAREVVLLPNDAELRHTAAAAAEQVRAEGVRVSLIPTRAAVQGLAALAVHEPGRSFDEDVVAMTAAAGATRYAELAVAERQSWTTAGICQAGDVLGLIDGDIAVIGDEPAATARTVLDRMLSAGGELVTLVLGEDTPDTLADALTAHVRESHLAVDTVVYRGGPRTAPLLIGVE; translated from the coding sequence GTGCCGCAGTCCCCCGACGCCCTGGACGCCGTCGCGGTACGCACCTGGTGCTCGCTGGCCCTGGAGGCACTGGGCCGTGAGCGCGAGGCGATCGACGCGATCAACGTGTACCCCGTCGCCGACGGCGACACCGGGACCAACCTCTACCTGACCATGGAGTCGGCCGCCGCGGCCGTCGAAGCCGTCTTCGCCGCCCACGGGACCGGCACCACCGCCCCCGCCCGCGCCGACGCCGTCCACGCCATGGCCCACGGCGCGCTCATCGGGGCCCGGGGGAACTCCGGCACGATCCTCGCCCAGCTGCTGCGCGGCATGGCGGGCGTCCTCGCCGGGTCGGGTGACCCGGATCACCTGCGCCGGGCCCTGGCCGAGGCCGCCTCCTCCGCCCGGCTCGCCGTCGCCCACCCCGTCGAGGGCACCGTGCTGACCGTCGCCACCGAGGCGGCCGGGGCCGCGGCCGCCACTGCCCCGGCCGCCACCCTCACGGACGTGGCCCGCGCCGCCCACACGGGCGCCCGCGCCGCGCTGGCCCGGACACCCGGCACGCTCGCCGTCCTCGGGCGCGCGGGGGTGGTGGACGCCGGCGGGCAGGGGCTGGTGACCGTGCTCGGCGCCCTGCTGGAGGCGCTCGGCGGCCGGGCCCCGGCCGTACCCGTGGCCGCACCGCCCCCGGCGCCCGGCGCCTGCGCGGAGCCGGAACCGCAGGACGGGCCCGCCTTCGAGGTGATCTACCTGCTGGAGGCGTCCGACGACGCCGTCGCCCGGCTCCGCGCCCGGCTGGACGCGCTCGGCGACTGCCTGGTGGTGGTCGGCGGCGACGGGCTGTGGAACGTCCACGTCCACGTCGACGACGCCGGAGCCGCCGTGGAGGCCGGGGTGGAGGCCGGCCGGCCCCACCGGATCCGGATCACCCACTTCGCGGCCGACCGCCTCCGCCCCGGCCCCGAACCCGCCCAGCGCGCCGTCGTGGTGGTTGTCCCCGGCGACGGGCTCCTGGAACTGTGCGCCGAGGCCGGCGCCACCACCGTCCTCGCCCGCCCCGGCGAACCGCCCGCCAGCGGCGAGCTGGCCGACGCGATCCGCCGCGCCCACGCCCGCGAGGTCGTCCTGCTGCCCAACGACGCGGAACTGCGGCACACCGCCGCGGCCGCCGCGGAACAGGTCAGGGCCGAGGGCGTACGCGTCTCCCTGATCCCCACCCGGGCCGCGGTCCAGGGCCTCGCCGCCCTCGCCGTCCACGAACCCGGCCGCAGCTTCGACGAGGACGTCGTCGCGATGACCGCGGCGGCCGGAGCCACCCGGTACGCCGAACTCGCCGTCGCCGAACGGCAGTCGTGGACCACCGCCGGCATCTGCCAGGCCGGCGACGTCCTCGGGCTGATCGACGGGGACATCGCCGTCATCGGCGACGAGCCCGCCGCCACCGCCCGCACCGTCCTGGACCGGATGCTCTCGGCCGGCGGGGAGCTCGTCACCCTGGTGCTCGGCGAGGACACCCCCGACACCCTCGCCGACGCCCTCACCGCCCATGTGCGTGAGAGCCATCTCGCCGTCGACACCGTCGTCTACCGCGGCGGCCCGAGGACCGCGCCCCTGCTGATCGGCGTCGAATGA